CCCGGCGCCTGCCGTTGTCCGGTTCGTCGAGCACCTCGACGTTGCCGACGATCCGGCGCGTGCGTGACTGCGGGATCTGGCAGAACGCCAATCCGGTACGCAGCCAGTAGACACGGTCGGTGAGGCGTCTGCGGTCGTCGAACGCGTGGGACACCTCGGCGCGTGGGTCACCGCCCCCGGGAGTGACCGGTACCCAGTACAGGCATTCCCGTGAGTACATGTCCAACCACTCGTTGAACCGCGCCTCGTCGAGCAACCGGGCCTCGCGATGCAGCAACGCCTCGGCGTCTGCCTTGACCTC
The window above is part of the Streptosporangiales bacterium genome. Proteins encoded here:
- a CDS encoding aromatic-ring-hydroxylating dioxygenase; its protein translation is MTREAVPDYSDTSRWSYYVDPSFYADLVELSGEWYDDWPPCALEVKADAEALLHREARLLDEARFNEWLDMYSRECLYWVPVTPGGGDPRAEVSHAFDDRRRLTDRVYWLRTGLAFCQIPQSRTRRIVGNVEVLDEPDNGRRRVRSSFLLTEFRAGTTKLYSGWYGHALTRDDDGWKIRTKQVNLLDSEHGHENLTIVF